In Pyrus communis chromosome 1, drPyrComm1.1, whole genome shotgun sequence, the following are encoded in one genomic region:
- the LOC137715123 gene encoding probable E3 ubiquitin-protein ligase RHC1A, which produces MSSSPTRSRDINIDDGTTPPYQLYWCYHCNRTVRIASNSPSEIVCPRCFGQFLSEFDMSIRPRLLVDYTSFDPSPEARLLEALSLMFDQFMGPFNRGLFDPEADPGGRRRHEHEGGGTGIEPEVRDLWTNRRRRRPRNRSFDGGENRELEPEPRTRNRPRTWIIVRPVDDPSNPVGPTSQSPENPMLSVPRGVTLGDYLFGPGLQGLIEELTQNDRPGPPPVPESAINAIPTVEISEAHLINDSCCPVCMEEFKVGGEARELPCNHIYHSDCIIPWLRLHNSCPVCRVEIAVSGGGLDESGGSNSGGERRGRRSRLGSLWPSRARYRRIEPRGGSAASTSGAGDPWWSSCNIL; this is translated from the exons ATGTCATCGAGTCCAACTCGTTCGAGAGACATTAACATTGACGACGGCACCACACCACCGTACCAGCTCTACTGGTGCTACCACTGCAATCGGACGGTGCGGATTGCCTCCAACAGCCCATCAGAGATAGTCTGCCCTCGTTGTTTCGGGCAGTTTCTCTCCGAGTTTGACATGTCGATTAGGCCTAGACTGCTCGTAGACTACACCAGTTTCGATCCATCCCCAGAAGCTCGTCTGCTGGAAGCACTTTCCCTCATGTTCGACCAGTTCATGGGACCTTTTAACCGTGGATTATTTGACCCAGAGGCTGATCCCGGAGGACGACGCCGCCATGAGCATGAGGGCGGGGGAACAGGTATAG AACCTGAAGTTCGAGATTTGTGGACAAACAGGAGACGGCGGCGGCCGCGCAACCGTAGCTTTGATGGTGGAGAAAACCGGGAACTAGAACCCGAACCCCGTACTCGAAACCGTCCCAGGACTTGGATTATTGTCCGACCCGTCGATGATCCCTCTAATCCCGTTGGACCCACTTCCCAATCACCTGAAAACCCAATGCTGTCTGTTCCACGTGGAGTCACTCTAGGAGACTATTTGTTTGGGCCGGGCCTTCAAGGACTGATCGAGGAATTAACTCAAAACGACAGGCCCGGGCCGCCTCCAGTACCAGAATCAGCAATCAACGCAATACCAACTGTGGAAATAAGCGAGGCCCATTTGATCAACGACTCCTGCTGCCCAGTTTGCATGGAGGAGTTTAAGGTTGGTGGAGAGGCGAGGGagttgccatgcaatcacatatACCACAGCGATTGTATTATTCCGTGGCTGAGGCTTCACAACTCTTGCCCGGTCTGCCGGGTCGAGATTGCGGTATCTGGTGGTGGATTGGACGAGTCAGGGGGCTCGAATAGTGGCGGAGAGAGGCGTGGAAGGCGGAGTCGGTTGGGATCATTGTGGCCATCTCGAGCAAGGTATCGTCGAATCGAGCCACGAGGTGGTAGTGCTGCTTCTACCTCTGGAGCTG GTGATCCATGGTGGAGTTCTTGCAATATTCTTTAG